AAAGGTGGATTTATCTTGGTAAACGGCAATAACGTCACCGTCAGGGAACGCATTGAAGCTGGAGATGTCGTGACGGTCATTTTTCCTCCAGAGCAGGCAAGCGGAGGGCTTTTGCCGGAACGGATTCCCCTGGATGTCAAGTATGAAGATGAATTCGTTTTGGTGGTCGTCAAGCCGCCGTCCATGAATACCATCCCGTCCCGGGAGCATCCAAACGGCAGTCTTGCAAATGGCTTAGCTGGTTATTATAAGAAAACGGGAATACAGGCAACGATCCATATCGTTACAAGGCTGGATAGGGATACTTCAGGCTTGGTTTTAATTGCCAAGCACCGGCACATCCATCACCTATTGAGTGAACAGCAAAAAATGGGTCAAGTGAAACGGAGATACCAAGCCGTTGCAGAAGGATTTGTTGCTGGCCCTGGAGGAGTCATTGAAGCGCCTATCGGGAGGAAATCCACGAGCATCATTGAACGGGAAGTTCGTAAAGATGGCAGGTATGCATGCACCTTATTCGAGGTATCGGCACACACTGATTCCCATACATCTCTTAAATTGGAACTCCTAACGGGGAGGACGCACCAAATAAGGGTTCACATGGCTCATATCGGTCATCCTTTGGCAGGTGATGATTTATATGGGGGAAGAAGGGAGGAGATCGATCGCCAAGCCCTTCATTGCTTTGAATTGAAATTTCTGCATCCCT
This genomic stretch from Peribacillus muralis harbors:
- a CDS encoding RluA family pseudouridine synthase, which encodes MSNQNFSMTWSVFEEDSGSLLREFLSKCDISKRALTDIKFKGGFILVNGNNVTVRERIEAGDVVTVIFPPEQASGGLLPERIPLDVKYEDEFVLVVVKPPSMNTIPSREHPNGSLANGLAGYYKKTGIQATIHIVTRLDRDTSGLVLIAKHRHIHHLLSEQQKMGQVKRRYQAVAEGFVAGPGGVIEAPIGRKSTSIIEREVRKDGRYACTLFEVSAHTDSHTSLKLELLTGRTHQIRVHMAHIGHPLAGDDLYGGRREEIDRQALHCFELKFLHPFTKKMMLFQQELPEDMKNLLKGK